tttgaaaaaacaaacacacaaatggtGGTGCTATAGAGAATAAGTCAGGGAATCACTAAAGTCATCAGAATTCCTCTCTAGAGACCATAAATGTCCATCCAATAGctgctgaaatatttcagtctggaccaaagtgataGATTGACCAACCGCCACAAGCATGGCTAAAGATAATCCACTTGAAAACAGCAACTTCTATCGATTATCCTAACCTGAACATTTTTTGTGCAAGGACACATTGCTTTCAAGTTGTTCAAAAATCAATTTCCTGTTGCTTTGAGCAGCACAAACTAATTTcaattcacctccattgtattggggTAGTGGCAGATGGATAAGTCAAAAATGTCAGTACATAAAACCCAAACTCTTTACATGGCTAGATACTATTACCACATGCAGATGCTAAATGTTGTaactaaaatatgatttgaaaaatgcatttctaATATGAATCATTACTTTAATCATCAGCTCTGGCAGTCATCTACACTGTTGTTTTCTAAATGACTGTACCTCCAGCGTAGACTGCTTTCTTCCAGGCCTGCGACTCTAGCACTCTGTCGTGGGGGTAAAAGTTCTGACTGATCATGAAGAGGATCATGGCCACCGCGATGACCCGCAGCACGGCCATGTTTCCCCCCGACAGCAGAGAGGCACTGGCCAGGATGGCTGAAGAGTAGATGCAGGGCAGACCACGATACATGAATGGGATGCCTACGGACCAAACAAGAGGAAATCTCCACTATGTCCTTTAAATTATTAAGTTGGAGTCAAATGACTGACAACATGACTTTCATAATCTACAGTGTACAATAACAATACATCTCAGAGACTTACCGCTTGAGAAGAAACAGAGGCGGACGAACACAGACATGACGTAACACATGCATAGGATGTTATCCAGCAGGTCAGGTGTCCTCAGGAGCAACGATGTGGCAATCCCAAAGGTTGTGAAGTCAGCAAAATCATCTAGCTTTGCACCTGagcatgaaaaagaaaaaaaatgtcaatatcagTGTCTATGTGAAGTTCACAGAGAGGAATGAATTGCCTTGGTGTTAGGATTTCACAGCTGACAGACCATACCCATACTAAAAATATTGTGTTCTGAATAATCTGCTTTAGAAGCGCTACCAGCGAATGCCAACTGTCCTATTATTAAACTACTTCTAATCCGACAGTGCCTTAGTCATGGGTTTGCGTTCTTTAAAAGTCAGTGTAAATACGTTATCATCTCTTCGGCATGGTCACCGCCAATGTGACTGACACATGACAGTGGTATGCGTACGTGCAAAAATCTCCAAGTGGAAATTTCAGTGTCAGCCCAATGGGCGGCCATTCTATAAACAACATTCTCCCCTGCCTTGTCTCTTTATCCCTCAGGAGCACGTAGCATGTTTTCAGCAGATGAGGATGAGGTGATTCAGGCCACGGCTCAAATGAACGAGGTGGAATTCCACAGCCAAGGGTCAACAATTTTAGCAATTTCAGATATGCAGAGAACCCAAAGCAACGGGATAAAATAGACAATTGGGTCGTGATCCTGTGGAATTAGGCTGCTTAATCAGAAACTGATTGTTCATTTGACAAAATACGTGGGGGACACAACAACATCCACCTGCAAAGTCATGCAGAAAAACCCTGTCGGGACACAAAGCCCACTGAAATGTGCAGCTAACAATGTATTGTGATGCACCTGGGAGCTATTTTGGGTTTGGGAGAAAATGTGAACTTGTACACTGGGAGCAATGTTAAAACTGCTATTTGTGCCTCCTGATTTACTATATACGGGACTGTGATCTTTTTGAAAATATGCCAGCAGTGGTAATTCATATGATGCATATTTGCATCGGGTGTTTTTTAAGGTGGTACCACCGAGGAGATGTCGTGCCATTTATGCTCAAACCTCAACCTTGAAATTTTTATGGGTATAATTTGCAGTCTTTAGAAATATAAGAAAGGCTAAAAAGCCACTGATTATACCTACTGATTGATAAAAGCTCAAATTgcattatataaaatatgtatgaCTCTTCTCGAGACTTTGTAAGAGTATCCAGAGTATTCCAATAGCTGAGTTTCCTTTTACTGGTTCCCTTTCTGTGTGACCCTGTGCGGCCAAATTCAAGTCCAGACAAAGGACGGAGCAGCAAGCTCTGCCAACACCCCAGTTGAAGTTTATCTTTAGTAAGAACTATTGACCACAACACTCCACTTACCCAGTGCAGAGCAGGCATCAAGTCGCCTGGCAACTGCTCCATCTGCCAAATCCAGCAGGTAGCCAATCAGAACCAGCCAACATGCAGCATGATGGTGCCTGAACAAAACAGAGTGAATTGTTAGGTTAAGCTATTTGATGACAGCGACCCATTTTAAAGGGTGAAATATCTGCAAGTTCTCACAAGTAAAAACTAGTGGTGTTTAGAtttcaaaatacagttaaataacTGTCTTTCtcctatacatatatatatatatatatatatatatatatatatatatatatatatatatatatatatatatatatacacacacacatatatatatatatatatatatatgacaaaatgcattcaaattattatctttcttttttttttttttttactaaaatccACATCTATCCACACAATGATTAGGGCCATTAGCTAGTTAGATTAGCTGATCCTGCCTAATGTTCCAGAGAGTAAATTCCAATAATGGCGTGTTCACTCACCCATTGAGACTGCTGAGAATGGAGGCCATGCCCATTACCATGTTGGCAACTGACAGAGCGTTTGCTGCATTTTTACGTGCAAACTCCTTGATCTGGAGTCCTGTGGCCTGATCACTCAGAAAGAGCTTGTTGGTACACTGGAAGAAACCTGAGaccacaaaacaacagcagttaGTAGTTGTTTGTGTTAAGTAAATAACCTCTGTTGTGGTTTAAGAAAAAGCTAAATCACTACCACGATCAGTTGACCATACCAGATGACCTGTTGATGAACGTGTCTGAACGGGAATAGTTTACCAATTATATCCCAGTTTGAGTCAGACCTCAGTTGTCAAAATCCTGAAAGTAATCTGGATGCTTTACGAATAGCAGTCATTACTAAATAACAATATTTTGTGCACCATCTAGTGAAAATCCTTTCTGCAGGATATTAAACCATCAAATGTTGTGTG
This window of the Thunnus albacares chromosome 5, fThuAlb1.1, whole genome shotgun sequence genome carries:
- the tmem269 gene encoding transmembrane protein 269 isoform X4: MVMGMASILSSLNGHHHAACWLVLIGYLLDLADGAVARRLDACSALGAKLDDFADFTTFGIATSLLLRTPDLLDNILCMCYVMSVFVRLCFFSSGIPFMYRGLPCIYSSAILASASLLSGGNMAVLRVIAVAMILFMISQNFYPHDRVLESQAWKKAVYAGGVIMVFCSSFPPACVYYLLWSVSYILFPTSLWSSKV
- the tmem269 gene encoding transmembrane protein 269 isoform X1 is translated as MILLTPSSGFFQCTNKLFLSDQATGLQIKEFARKNAANALSVANMVMGMASILSSLNGHHHAACWLVLIGYLLDLADGAVARRLDACSALGAKLDDFADFTTFGIATSLLLRTPDLLDNILCMCYVMSVFVRLCFFSSGIPFMYRGLPCIYSSAILASASLLSGGNMAVLRVIAVAMILFMISQNFYPHDRVLESQAWKKAVYAGGVIMVFCSSFPPACVYYLLWSVSYILFPTSLWSSKV
- the tmem269 gene encoding transmembrane protein 269 isoform X3; this translates as MILLTPSSGFFQCTNKLFLSDQATGLQIKEFARKNAANALSVANMVMGMASILSSLNGHHHAACWLVLIGYLLDLADGAVARRLDACSALGAKLDDFADFTTFGIATSLLLRTPDLLDNILCMCYVMSVFVRLCFFSSGIPFMYRGLPCIYSSAILASASLLSGGNMAVLRVIAVAMILFMISQNFYPHDRVLESQAWKKAVYAGVKDDRN
- the tmem269 gene encoding transmembrane protein 269 isoform X2, whose product is MILLTPSSGFFQCTNKLFLSDQATGLQIKEFARKNAANALSVANMVMGMASILSSLNGHHHAACWLVLIGYLLDLADGAVARRLDACSALGAKLDDFADFTTFGIATSLLLRTPDLLDNILCMCYVMSVFVRLCFFSSAILASASLLSGGNMAVLRVIAVAMILFMISQNFYPHDRVLESQAWKKAVYAGGVIMVFCSSFPPACVYYLLWSVSYILFPTSLWSSKV